The DNA sequence GCGAGGCATAAATGACCCACAGGCCTTCCTCGTCCACAGCCAGGTCCATCACTGTCTCGGGGGTCAGGCCGTACGGTGGGACATGGTCCTGCACTGGGAACACTGCGCTGTCTGTCACAGAGCTGTTCTTCATGTCATATTTAACCACCATTATCTCTTCAGCCTGATTTATATAATACGCGTGATTGTTGAGGACAACGTGTCCTGTTCCCCTCCAGGCAGATGGAAGCTTCAGGTTCTTGGACAGAGACATGCCCAGCGAGCGGGAGAAGTCTTGCACAGAGGCAAACTCATGGATGGTGTCTTCATCCGTCCCGTTAAAAATGTAGACCTTCCCAGAGCCGCTGCTGGTGTCTTTGGTCCACATGCCCTTTGGCCCCCCGACTCGCTTCAAGATCTTCATGGCTTTTATGCTGGAGATCATGTCGCTGCAGTCtgaaaatgttcacattttgTTATCATTTTAGGAAGTATGTTTACCGGTATTTGCTTTCTCATAACAACTTTGCTTTCTCAATACAACTCCCATATTTGCCTGCTCATTGTCAGCAGGAGACAGTTAGCTTGTTGTCACTGTGAGGTTGCCAAACAACAGCAGAGACTCCAGGAGGTCATTGCACCCAGCCAGCAAATAGTCCAGTACCTAGAACCAcaactgttgttttttacaCTTGGCTTTTTGTACAGATTTAACTGAAGAAATatgacatgttaattagtgagctttagaggtgctggtatgCAACTTtagttacctttggacagagccaggctagctgtttgccATGTTGCcactctttatgctaagctaagctaactggctactgattccagcttcatatttaacaggcAGATATGAGAgttgtatcaatcttctcatctaactctcggcaagaaagacATTAAGCTTATTTCCCTAAatgttaaataattaatttaagtaATTTGGGACATGATCAAGTCAAGTCCTCAAGGACATATCCAAGTTAAATCCTCATGTTTGAACTTTAAGTCTGAAGTCTCAAGATTTGAGATtgtattatgtgtgttttcACCCAAGACGGAGAATAAAGCCTGTCTTTGCCTTATTTGTTTATGTTGTATAAATATGGGTGACAAATTAAAGAGAAGGCCAGCATAAAGTGTCTTTGTAAGGTTTTGGACCACCATCCCAAATCCCATGGCTTAAGGAAGGCAGTGCCACAGACAGGGAAGGAAGTCGGAAAGAATTAAGAAAAGGACtgacacattgttggtttttgtATATTTGGGATAGAACAACAGAATAATACCatcctttttctttgtgttgttgtttttaaatttctACAAAACTAAGAGTAGAGGGATGACTGGAGGGTGTGTTGCCTCACACAGGTGATAGAAAACTCTTTCTGTGACTTTTGATAACTTTTGAGtaatctgtccaatctgagttttccgttgcacaactaaaacaacttttcaacgtacacatgttccaccaaaacaagttccttcccgaggctattttgcagcggcactgtggttccgtccggcgcttagcacctgtgctgtggaggaaggtctggaaaaGCATGACTAGTCTAAATATGAATAAGCCAAAGGCTTTTGTGAAGTCTTTGACTTGCCTTGACTtggagtgtttgtgtgaaaatgtaagaCCAATTAATGCACTTTAAGTAGTTGATAAGTGATGTATGTATCATAACTATATACCTGTTCTGTTTTGTAAATGATTAATTTAATGGGTACAGCATTACAAACTTGAGGATTTTCTTGCTTTTCTCCATTTCAAATTATTGTAATTTTAGTTGTTGATCAGTTTAAGGTAAAACTAAATAAGTATTTTCATAttcatacacaaaaaaaatcggATGAACCGAATAAATGCACTGTCCAAGTGCAGTTTAAACACATTATATCTCACCTGATAGTTTTGAGTACTTGGCCTTCTGCTTCTCCTTCACCAGCGTCACCTGCTGTTCTATCAGCTTGTCGTCCACGTCCACACACGGCTGGGCTCCGTTCTGAGTCTCCAGGTAGTCCAGCTCACGCTCCACCCGGTCCACCCTCGTCCCCACGCCATCCAGATTCATTCTCAGTGTCTCTTTCTCCTTATCCAGGTTCTCCAGCTGGGAAAGCATCTGTTGCTTCAGCTCCCGCAGCTCGGAGGCGTATCGGGCGGTCTGTTCATGCCACAGAGAGATCCGGTCCTGTTTCAAAACAAAGTGACAAAGATTAGTCTATATTTTTACACATGCTGAGATGGTCACAGTCTTGTTTCCATCTTACCTGTTTGTACTTCAGTAATGTGAGCAATACATGCTGTTAGTTTTACAGGAACTGCAAATGCACTTCTAGTAGCCTAAGCTCTGAGAAGGCCATAATTTTATGTTCTTTAAGGCTCAGTAAATAGTCTGGGACATAAAGGTATAATAAGTAGGAAACTCATCCTTCAAACAACCAGGTTCAGCCCACACGTGGCAAGTTTCCACCCTGCTCAAATGTCTTTAGGAAAACACTAAATCCTACCAACTCGCTCTGTAGCGGACCCTGACCTCTGAGGTGATCAGTAAAGTCTGAGACTACATTACAGAGAAATACAGAAACTGAGGGATGTGGATGAATAATATTTTGAGGGAGTTTTGTTTAATGAACTCTAGTTAGTTTCAAATTCTGACTTTAGACCTAATGTGAAAGAGTAGaacatgttttatattaaaaattGACAAGATCCCTGTGGAGAGCTATTACTGGCTATATACTTTGAGGTTGGAACACCAAGAGAGCTATATTTGTATCCATCACAAAAATAATTTTCCACACAGGTATGAAATTCTCTGAAAGATGTTTAATCTGAAATGTGTTGTTGGTGAAATAATTACTGTTACTTCATCATCATGATACATGTCATTTTGGTATACCAATATAGCACAACTCTTCATATGTGCAAATCTGTACTAATCTTttaaaccacttttttttttatctcagtcTCTGAACCCAGACAAGAAGCTCATACTCCCTATACATATCAGAGAGCTGTATTTTCTAGCATTTTCCTCAGGATTTGCCCACATCTGCATTCCATTGCCTGTCTTTGGAAGTTTCCTTTCACAGGGACTCTGGAGCGCAGGGCTCGGCAGGGAGGTAAAATGAGTCTTACCTCAATAGCGAGCAGCCTCCGCTCCAAGTAGTCAATCagtgtttggtgctgagcagtgGCAAAGCAGGCCAAAGTAACCAAGACAACAAGTCCTCTCATTTTGTGTCAGCTCAGTCTCTTTGCCTCCTGGAGTGGAGTGAGAGTGTGGAGGAGCCAGCAGATTCCCAGAGGTGGGCTGGAATGTTTTAGTAAGCTGTGGGAGGAGCCAAAAACATCTGGTgaagacacacaggcacacagtcTCTAAGAGACAAGACACTGGTGTTCATTTTTACTTCAGCTTTTACCTGATTGACAaactgaacaaaaaaacaatatatagtctgatgtttaaatgtatgtatggcTTTACTCAAAACACAGGCCAGTAGTGTGGCGCCGGACCACGTTACGTAGAGTAGGAGCAGGAAGCGTAATGTGAGTGGGAGTCAGGAGTCAGTGAGGCGCTGTACTCCTGTGTCAAGGGGTAGAACATGGACTGTGCGTTTTAATCAACTAGCCTACATTACAATGCATTAATGAAAGATTCTGTGTAACACATTATGAACTATTCTAACAGATGAATTTCTCAGATGTTGTCCTGAGCTCTGATCCAAACAGTtatctttattttgacaggacatgAACAAATGATGCAGACAGATCAAAATtctattaattaaaataatatgtgAAACATAAGTAAGAAGTTTCATTCATCAGTGAAGTCATGTTACAGCAGTGTCTGTTGTGTTCTCCAGCTGTCCCTGTGGACAGGAACAGTTGTAATACTGGACTGATGTCTGTAGCGTGACAAAAACAGTGGTTAGTTTAGCGAGTGGTGAATTACTAGGGAAATAGGAAATAGTGTCTCCGGCCTCACTTGTCATTATATAACCACCTTGCTGCACGCAAGTCTGCACACCTCTTTGTCAACACAGCTTGCTTATGGATTTTAGTTAGCGCTAAAACTCACTCTGGGCCCAACTGTGTACATGCTATCATTAATAGCATAATACTATTCCTGTACTTTTAAGTTTTACGGGTTTGTGATGCATTTCATTTTGGCTGTTTTTGAACTACATGACCTAATATCCTGTACACGTTTGAGGAGGACAACATGAAGTTAGAAGTTTTTATATAGGCTAAGTTTGCTGTAACGACAGTCAGTCTttaattcatgctttttttggTATGATTTTATGTAAGTGCACAGTGTGCATCTGAAGTGGTAAATCTATTttgcaaatcaaaccagtattatttttattacatacAAACCACGGTATGTGATAGTAACTGTTGCAATCAAACTGTGAAAGATGGCATCTGCTCCGTACTACTCAGGTGTGCCCTGAACACTCATCTGCCCAAGACACATTCCTCCAGCAGATACATGAATATAAAAGTAAGCTTTAAAAAGTTAGTTGTAAAGCTTTAATGTTACAGTTATAGAACTATAGTTACTTATTGTGTCCTCATGCTTGGACAGGCTCCACTACTGTAAGCCCAGAAAGATGCATGTGTATGGTTTAACTTAAAATAGAGCAACAGTTGTGCACGGTTGTAACTCTTTTGTAAATCCGCCAATAGACTCTCAGGGCATCACATCTTCATGCACACAAATTACACCACAAATGATGGTGCTGTGTAATGCTGCTACAACTTAAGGTCTATTGTATTGGGCGTTATTTACAATATGGTCACCTATTCATGGCAGTGCATGACGCCCACTTTGTACCATCATTGCTTCAGGCTTGTTTGTATAAGGATGTGCTTATTtgaatatgtgtttttttacacatttcattttcaagtGTGTATATGCAGGCATACAGGTCGCTACAACAACGTGGATTGAAAAAAACAGGATAAGATTATTAAATGCCGTGGTTAAAAGGTGGTTATGTTAGTATGTAACAAACCAGTATGTGCAACTGTGTGCAGGTGTTTATGTGCTGTGTATGAAAATGTTTCTGGGTAGTGACTATGTGCTAAATGATAACAGAACAAACATTTGTTATTTATCAATTAAAACGGTGTTGTGTTTTTAACTGACAGATGATTAGATATTACATAATTTACAGAGAATAGTAAAAATAGATTTCTAATGTTTAGCAAACCACTCAGTGGTCAGTCTCTATTGTAGTATAGAGAGAAAAAATGGTATAAAGAGTATACCACGGATTTAGCATTGTGCTTCTATAACATTGTCGGACACatggacaataaaaaaaaaaaaagtaaaacagcagaaccagagatatcgtGCTTTTTCCAAGTATTCCTCTTCTTTGTTAAAACCTGGCGCCTACATTCCCCAAAGTGCAACTCGGCCACCGACAGTTCAACCTAAGATGAGGAATGAGCTACAGAGGTCTGAtaagctcacttctttctaagtCCACACCCcgagtttgttttattttttcaaacgtATAGTCTTCAGGCCCAACGGCTGcggactcaagtgacatcacttgaggcaatttCTTTTATCAGATTTCACGCAGCTCCCTCTGGGCTCTGGAGCACAAACAATTTCTAAAGATGTTCTCACATATGCAGTAGTACTGCCAAAAACCTGTAAACAGATGTTTGGTGTCTGAAGTTCACCTTAAACAGACAATTTATGTAAttctatatttattatttattttattagagATATCCTAATGCAGGCACTCTGCAGATGTGCTCACTGTTGTTTTGTCTCCTGCGTGTCCCCAAACAATCCCATCTCCAAGCTGTGCCAGCAGCACAACTAGGCCTGACCTCATCTGCCTCAGTGTGTAcgtgttagtgtgtgtgacacagacacaaagatagTTATACACAATACTTAGAACATATGCAAATGCGTATGCCAGTGTTTCCAGAGTTTGGAAGTAAATCTGGTATCACTAAGTGCAGGGTTAGTTAAGGCagttaaaattgtattctttgACTCTGTTAATCGGCACCtaaatttgtacataaaattCCTCAGCACAGCATGGAAGGTGGGAACATTACTCGTCACAAACAAATGACTAGCACTGGTCCATCTTGGACACTTCAACAAAATTCTAAATGCATCATTGTATGCTAcctttatcttatttatctttGCTTTACTATAGCTGCACCATAGGTGAGCTGTATAAAGTGGTGTACAGTATGCTCTAAAAAGAGACGTTTTAACTTCTTCAGTACACATATGAAATTTACGTGCCAACATATTTGCCTGTCCATATAATTTACAACACTGGCGCTGtatgtcatcatcatcacaaaaaTCATCCCTAATAATGTGGcccaagtattttgttttagtaACTACGTTTAGCTCttgccctgtcaaataaaaagacGGAAAGCATAGCTTCCCGTCCTCCTTACTTCTGACAATCATTACAACACTCTTTTTTGCATTGAATTTGATGTCATACTGTAGTCCATAGTTTCAACAGACAATAAGCAATTGTTGTAGGCCAGCACTATAAGGAGACATAACAAttaaatcatctgcatacatcagATGATTAATACGCCTATCTCACACCATACAACCAGTTTTACACACTTCTAATGTCCTAGAAAGATAATCcatatacaaattaaaaagaacagGCGACAATATTCCACCTTGTCTAACTCCGTTGGTAACTGGGAAAGGATCTGATGTAATCTTGCCCCATCTAGCTTGCATTGTTTGATGGGAGTACCAATAATGCAAGATACGTATTAGGTACGAAGGGACCCCTCGCTCTCGTAATTTAATAAACAGTTTACCATGATTAACACGGTCAAAAGCTTTGGATGCATCaaggaaacataaaaacattgttgatCCATGGCTTTTGTACTTGGAAACAAGTTCTTTCAGTGCATATATGCACAAATCTGTgccatgtttctttttaaaaccaaattgaTTGTCAGTGGTTGTTATATATTCTTGTAGTCTATCAAATAAAATTTGTTCTAATACTTTAGAGAGTATACTCGCCAGAGCGATTTTCCTGTAGTTTTCTATGCTAGATACCTTACAGGTTTTGTCCTTAATAACTGGCACTAACAGTACAGGTAACATAGAGTCAGGTAATATGCCATGCGCTAATATTCCAGAAAAACATATAGCAAGTAACACTGAGATTCTATGGCTTGCATACTTCAggtgttcagctgttatttggtcaagaccacacgcTTTGTTCACTGCCGATTTCTCAATAGTATGGCATACTTCATCAGGTCTAATAACCACGCCATCAttattaatgacatcatcaaCATGATATTCAGCACTCTCAACACAGTTAAAAATCTCTCTGAAATGTTTCCCCCACAGCTCCGCAACATTTTCATCCCCAGAGATCCCATCAATACTGGATGGCAAAGGCATCTTGCTATTATTGATGACCTTTACTTCCTTCCAGAAATCATACAAATTATTCTGCTGAAACTTTCTGGCCATAGAATCTGCCCTCATCATCTGCTCATTACTCTTGATAAACCGTACAGCATATTTAAACCTGGCATTTGCCTTTTTCTTATAATATACCATTCTTGTGAAGCTCATTAACACTAAGTTATCATTTATAGAAAGTCTTTCTACATACAGCTGTGCATATATCCATATATGGTGCGAATGTGGAGGTACAGGGCCGAGTAGGCTGTGAAATGAATGGACAAGATGATCCATGTtactgtgtgtgcctgtgcattTGAATATGAGTCAATCCTTTTTTTCAGCACATTTGCCTACATGATTTTGTGTCTTCCTCAGTGATTGGGCAGAACAATGTGAGAGGTTCAGAAGCATGCAAACACAGGCAAATATTGTAGGGGCAGTGAGGGGAAAAGGACTGAAGACCTTTGGTTATCGAATAGAAGATCAGCTGTTGGCACCTCATACAAGCTTGCAGCGTAGTCTTCAAACAAGAATACCAGGTATGTTCTGTTGGATAATATATAAATTATGAGATTTTATCAAATATCATCGCTGTAGGTTCATCGCTGCTCTAAATCTCTTCTGCATTTTATCAAGAGAAAAGAGACTAAAGAGCAAAACCTTTTAAAATAATGTCaacatttgtgttgttgttgtaggtTCGTGCTGTAgggaaatgtatttaatttgtgATTTCACAATGATCCCCTCTtccagaaaaaagaaaacaaagcaacaaaagtgtaCAAGTGCCACTGAAGCTGAGTGCATCTGAGCAACATGGAGTACACGTTTAGAGCAGTAACTAAAAACCCTGGGATTATAATCTGGAGAATTGAGGTAATTTGATTTTACAGTAGATGCTGCAATAGTGACTGTGGACTGAAGTTTTCCCAAATCAGTTTGGTTTCAtgatgaaagaagaaaaagtctGCTActccaggaggaggaggagggggggggattgAGGAATACGGGTTATTATTAAacctgaaatgtttttatttctttgcaaCAGAAAATGGAGCTGGTCCTAATCCCTGAGAATTCTTATGGAAACTTTTATGAGGGTGACTGCTACGTACTTCTTTATGTAAGTCTGAGAAGGTGACTAATTGGGGTTTTGGGTGCCTCGGCTGCTTGTTTGTTTAGTAAAACCTACAGTTGTATTTGTAGACTTTGTAATAATGAAGCAGTGACAAGATGCTTTTGTCTTTTAGTATATCAGATAGCGTCCTAGTTTATACACCACCCCGCACACACTCTTTCTCCACTCCCCACAGACTCAGAAGGTGAGCAGCTCTCTGCGTTATGATATCCACTACTGGATCGGCTCGGAGTCCACTCAGGATGAACAGGGTGCAGCTGCTGTTTACACCATACAGCTTGATGAGTTTTTGGGTTCCACTCCGGTCCAGCACCGCGAAGTTCAGGGCCACGAGTCTGATGCCTTTAGAGGCTACTTCAAACAAGGAGTAATGTGAGTGAAAATGTCTTCTACAGAAGGCCATCATTTTATAGGCAGTGAAATAAACCATGAAAATAATATTCATCTGCCTTGTTTAGCTATAAGAAAGGTGGAGTTGCATCAGGGATGAGGCACACTGAAACCAACACCTATGACATTAAGAGACTGCTTCATGTCAAAGGGAAGAAAAGAGTGATTGCAAAAGAGGTGGGCCATGCTTCACAGTGGTTGTTAATCTTAATGGCACAGAGGATGTCATGAAGAAAGAGTGATTGATGTTCAATTTGTTCCAGGTGGAGATGAGCTGGAAGAGCTTCAACCTTGGAGATGTGTTTTTGTTGGACATTGGCAAGACCATCGTTCAGTGGAATGGACCGAAGTGTAACAAACAGGAAAAGCTTAAAGTAAGATttttgtgtgggtgtctgtctaAATTGTTGGTTGCAGAATTCATAAGGAAACACATAAAAATACATGAGCAGAAAActaggaaaaaaacatttactccACAATTTTTCACTCTTAActagttttctttttcaataatacaggatattaaaaataaaaccagtTCATCCATTTGCAACTATATTTCCCAGTGtacaataataacataacaataaCTATATCTTGTTCGCTAtttatattttctgatataaagatgttttatgaTCACGTGAATTGAAAAGTGACATATTTACCATGCTCTATCAGGTCGAATGTTCTATTTGCAGCATTTTATCTGGATGTACATGATATACGTTTGAGTTGCAGACTCTGAAACAAGTCTGCTTTCCATGTTGCCCGCTCCAGATCTAAATATCATCAATAAACCTTTATGGAAAGCTGCGGGAGCGTGCAGACGGAGCTCATGTCCTACTTCCCGCAAAATTGGCCGGAGGCTCTGAATGATTCATTAACCTACCACACACAGTTCAAAACAATGTAACAGTAATGCAGTGATAACCGAAACTTTCAGGTCCTTGATATTCACATTCTAGGTGTTTACATCACTTTTCCTACCCCGCATTTAAGTTAGTTCAGATTTAGCCATTAGTAAGGATACATGTCCTATCATAATAATGGGATTTCTAAGAAACCAACATTGAAAGTCCACAATGAATAGTAGATACAATTAGTATTTGGTCAACTTAGATATAATTTATACATTCACGCTTATTAAAAAATGACCTATTAAATAAATGGGTTATGGGTATTGCACTAAACTTTAAAGGGACAGTTAACCCCAAAATCCTTACCTGCAGTGTTATTTATCAATCTAGATTGTTTTAGTGTGAGTTGtccagtgttggagatatcggccgtagagatgtctgccttctcttCAATATAACGGAACTAGGTAGCACTcggcttgtggtgctcaaagcacacacaaaaaacaaaaaatacatttgaaaaactcaacagcaatgtctcttttTCAGAAATCATGACCCGGTAACTCAAGATAATCCAGAGAGAGGCACATGGTCCGACATTGCTAGCTTGTGGAGATTGGTTTATAGCTATACTGCTAGCGATACTGCTAGCTTAcctgagctaacgttacagctgaGATAAGCAGTGAGCCATTAATGTTTACATCTCACTCACGCTGTCAAGAGCATGAGCCTCTTGTCCATGAGTAGCCTACACTTCCTGCTGCGCGGTGATACAGTTGATGGGTGTAGTttggtagaaagaaaatagttatgatttctggagaaaaaaaaatgtgttgagtttttcaaaagtatttttttggcgctttgagcaccacaagccgagtgccatctagttccaCCATATTGGTGAGATGGCAGACATCTTGATAAATAGCACTAtaggtaaaagaaaaataaatagattttgGGGTGAAATGTCCCTAGATGCTGCTAATAAATCTTACTGAATGAATAAAGACTGCACatatatgtttgtttaaagTGTATTAGGGTACACTGATCAGCAATGAGATTGTCAGTACATTTATGACATCTCACTTTTAAAATAGACTTTAAATTTagttttacatttgtttaataTCTGGTAGTGAATTCAGTGTGCACACTCCCAGTTTAAAATCTGAGATTTCTGGAGTGtgtagtctgtctgtgtcttgtgCTTCTGCT is a window from the Perca flavescens isolate YP-PL-M2 chromosome 4, PFLA_1.0, whole genome shotgun sequence genome containing:
- the olfml3b gene encoding olfactomedin-like protein 3A, with the protein product MRGLVVLVTLACFATAQHQTLIDYLERRLLAIEDRISLWHEQTARYASELRELKQQMLSQLENLDKEKETLRMNLDGVGTRVDRVERELDYLETQNGAQPCVDVDDKLIEQQVTLVKEKQKAKYSKLSDCSDMISSIKAMKILKRVGGPKGMWTKDTSSGSGKVYIFNGTDEDTIHEFASVQDFSRSLGMSLSKNLKLPSAWRGTGHVVLNNHAYYINQAEEIMVVKYDMKNSSVTDSAVFPVQDHVPPYGLTPETVMDLAVDEEGLWVIYASRQNERYISLAKMDGNSLDNEQMWDTNCPRENAEGAFVICGTLYVVYNTKQPGRSRVQCVFDVNDMVTNEEAPLVYFPKRYGTHSSLKYNPQEQLLYAWDDGYQILYKLIMKKKLEV